In the Mycolicibacterium thermoresistibile genome, one interval contains:
- the rpoB gene encoding DNA-directed RNA polymerase subunit beta yields the protein MLEGCILAVSSQSKSAINTNNSIPGAPNRISFAKLREPLEVPGLLDVQTESFEWLIGSDTWREKAIARGETDPISGLEEVLSEISPIEDFSGNLSLSFADPRFDEVKASVEECKDKDMTYAAPLFVTAEFMNAESGEIKSQTVFMGDFPMMTEKGTFIINGTERVVVSQLVRSPGVYFDKSKDKATENDITSVKVIPSRGAWLEFDVDKRETVGVRIDRKRRQPVTVLLKALGWTNEQIVERFGFSEIMMSTLEKDNTANTDEALLDIYRKLRPGEPPTKESAQTLLENLFFKEKRYDLARVGRYKVNKKLGLPAGETITTTTLTEEDIVATIEYLVRLHQGDTTMTVPGGFEVPVEEDDIDHFGNRRLRTVGELIQNQIRVGLSRMERVVRERMTTQDVEAITPQTLINIRPVVAAIKEFFGTSQLSQFMDQNNPLSGLTHKRRLSALGPGGLSRERAGLEVRDVHPSHYGRMCPIETPEGPNIGLIGSLSVYARVNPFGFIETPYRKVVDGVVTDEVVYLTADEEDRYIVAQANSPTDDEGRFTEDRVLVRKKGGEIEYVSGSQVDYMDVSPRQMVSVATAMIPFLEHDDANRALMGANMQRQAVPLVRSEAPLVGTGMELRAAIDAGDVVVAEKAGVIEEVSADYITVMHDDGTRETYMLRKFARSNHGTCANQKPIVDAGQRVEAGQVIADGPCTQNGEMALGKNLLVAIMPWEGHNYEDAIILSNRLVEEDVLTSIHIEEHEIDARDTKLGAEEITRDIPNISDEVLADLDERGIVRIGAEVRDGDILVGKVTPKGETELTPEERLLRAIFGEKAREVRDTSLKVPHGESGKVIGIRVFSREDDDELPAGVNELVRVYVAQKRKISDGDKLAGRHGNKGVIGKILPVEDMPFLPDGTPVDIILNTHGVPRRMNIGQILETHLGWVAKSGWDINLVGDKDLASKLPEELHSAPPNSIVATPVFDGAQEEELQALLASTLPNRDGQQMVDNDGKAILYDGRSGEPFPYPVTVGYMYILKLHHLVDDKIHARSTGPYSMITQQPLGGKAQFGGQRFGEMECWAMQAYGAAYTLQELLTIKSDDTVGRVKVYEAIVKGENIPEPGIPESFKVLLKELQSLCLNVEVLSSDGAAIEMRDGDDEDLERAAANLGINLSRNESASVEDLA from the coding sequence GTGCTGGAAGGATGCATCTTGGCCGTCTCTAGCCAGAGCAAGTCAGCCATTAACACCAATAACTCCATTCCCGGCGCACCCAACCGGATTTCTTTTGCCAAGCTCCGCGAACCGCTGGAGGTTCCGGGCCTGCTTGATGTGCAGACTGAATCGTTCGAGTGGTTGATCGGCTCGGACACCTGGCGGGAAAAGGCCATCGCCCGCGGAGAGACCGACCCGATCAGTGGCCTCGAGGAAGTACTCTCCGAAATCTCCCCGATCGAGGACTTCTCCGGCAACCTGTCGCTGTCCTTCGCCGATCCGCGCTTCGACGAGGTCAAGGCCTCCGTCGAGGAGTGCAAGGACAAGGACATGACCTACGCGGCGCCGTTGTTCGTGACCGCGGAGTTCATGAACGCCGAGAGCGGCGAGATCAAGAGCCAGACGGTCTTCATGGGCGACTTCCCGATGATGACCGAGAAGGGCACCTTCATCATCAACGGCACCGAGCGTGTCGTGGTGAGCCAGCTGGTGCGGTCCCCGGGCGTGTATTTCGACAAGTCCAAGGACAAGGCCACTGAGAACGACATCACCAGCGTCAAGGTGATCCCCAGCCGGGGCGCCTGGCTGGAGTTCGACGTCGACAAGCGCGAGACCGTCGGGGTGCGCATCGACCGCAAGCGCCGCCAGCCGGTCACCGTGCTGCTCAAGGCGCTGGGCTGGACCAACGAGCAGATCGTCGAGCGGTTCGGCTTCTCCGAGATCATGATGTCGACCCTGGAGAAGGACAACACCGCCAACACCGACGAGGCGCTGCTGGACATCTACCGCAAGCTGCGCCCGGGCGAACCGCCGACCAAGGAGTCCGCGCAGACCCTGCTGGAGAACCTGTTCTTCAAGGAGAAGCGCTACGACCTGGCCCGCGTCGGCCGCTACAAGGTCAACAAGAAGCTCGGCCTGCCGGCCGGTGAGACGATCACCACGACCACGCTCACCGAAGAGGACATCGTCGCCACCATCGAGTACCTGGTGCGGCTGCACCAGGGCGACACGACGATGACCGTGCCGGGCGGCTTCGAGGTCCCCGTCGAAGAGGACGACATCGACCACTTCGGCAACCGCCGCCTGCGCACCGTCGGCGAGCTGATCCAGAACCAGATCCGGGTCGGCCTGTCCCGCATGGAGCGCGTCGTGCGCGAGCGGATGACCACCCAGGACGTCGAGGCGATCACGCCGCAGACCCTGATCAACATCCGCCCCGTCGTGGCGGCGATCAAGGAGTTCTTCGGCACCAGCCAGCTGAGCCAGTTCATGGACCAGAACAACCCGCTGTCGGGTCTGACCCACAAGCGCCGGCTGTCGGCGCTGGGCCCGGGCGGTCTGAGCCGGGAGCGCGCCGGCCTCGAGGTCCGCGACGTCCACCCGTCGCACTACGGCCGGATGTGCCCGATCGAGACCCCCGAGGGTCCGAACATCGGTCTGATCGGCTCGCTGTCGGTGTACGCCCGGGTCAATCCGTTCGGGTTCATCGAGACGCCGTACCGCAAGGTCGTCGACGGTGTGGTCACCGACGAGGTGGTCTACCTGACCGCCGACGAGGAGGACCGCTACATCGTCGCGCAGGCCAACTCGCCCACCGACGACGAGGGCCGGTTCACCGAGGACCGCGTGCTGGTCCGCAAGAAGGGCGGCGAGATCGAGTACGTGTCGGGCTCGCAGGTCGACTACATGGACGTCTCGCCGCGCCAGATGGTGTCGGTGGCCACGGCCATGATTCCGTTCCTCGAGCACGACGACGCCAACCGGGCCCTGATGGGTGCCAACATGCAGCGTCAGGCGGTTCCGCTGGTGCGCAGTGAGGCGCCGCTGGTCGGCACCGGCATGGAGCTGCGGGCCGCGATCGACGCCGGCGACGTCGTGGTCGCGGAGAAGGCCGGCGTGATCGAGGAGGTCTCCGCCGACTACATCACCGTCATGCACGACGACGGCACCCGCGAGACCTACATGCTGCGCAAGTTCGCCCGGTCCAACCACGGCACCTGCGCGAACCAGAAGCCGATCGTGGACGCCGGGCAGCGGGTGGAGGCCGGGCAGGTCATCGCCGACGGGCCGTGCACCCAGAACGGTGAGATGGCGTTGGGCAAGAACCTGCTCGTCGCGATCATGCCGTGGGAGGGCCACAACTACGAGGACGCGATCATCCTCTCCAACCGGCTGGTGGAGGAGGACGTGCTCACCTCGATCCACATCGAGGAGCACGAGATCGACGCCCGCGACACCAAGCTGGGCGCCGAGGAGATCACCCGGGACATCCCCAACATCTCCGATGAGGTGCTGGCCGACCTCGACGAGCGCGGCATCGTCCGCATCGGCGCCGAGGTCCGCGACGGCGACATCCTGGTCGGCAAGGTCACCCCGAAGGGGGAGACCGAGCTGACCCCGGAGGAACGGCTGCTGCGCGCGATCTTCGGCGAGAAGGCCCGCGAGGTCCGCGACACCTCGCTGAAGGTGCCGCACGGCGAGTCCGGCAAGGTCATCGGCATCCGGGTGTTCTCCCGCGAGGACGACGACGAGCTGCCGGCCGGTGTCAACGAACTGGTCCGCGTCTACGTGGCCCAGAAGCGCAAGATCTCCGACGGCGACAAGCTGGCCGGGCGCCACGGCAACAAGGGCGTCATCGGCAAGATCCTGCCGGTCGAGGACATGCCGTTCCTGCCGGACGGCACCCCGGTCGACATCATCCTCAACACCCACGGTGTGCCGCGGCGGATGAACATCGGCCAGATCCTGGAGACCCACCTCGGGTGGGTGGCCAAGAGCGGCTGGGACATCAACCTCGTCGGCGACAAGGACCTGGCGTCCAAGCTGCCCGAGGAGCTGCACTCGGCCCCGCCGAACAGCATCGTCGCCACCCCGGTGTTCGACGGTGCGCAGGAGGAGGAACTGCAGGCGCTGCTCGCCTCGACCCTGCCGAACCGCGACGGTCAGCAGATGGTCGACAACGACGGCAAGGCGATCCTGTACGACGGGCGCTCCGGGGAACCGTTCCCGTACCCGGTGACGGTCGGCTACATGTACATCCTCAAGCTGCACCACCTGGTGGACGACAAGATCCACGCCCGCTCCACCGGCCCGTACTCGATGATCACCCAGCAGCCGCTGGGCGGTAAGGCGCAGTTCGGTGGCCAGCGGTTCGGCGAGATGGAGTGCTGGGCCATGCAGGCCTACGGCGCCGCGTACACGCTGCAGGAGCTGCTGACCATCAAGTCCGACGACACCGTCGGCCGGGTCAAGGTGTACGAGGCGATCGTCAAGGGCGAGAACATCCCCGAACCCGGGATTCCGGAGTCCTTCAAGGTGCTGCTCAAGGAGCTGCAGTCGCTGTGCCTCAACGTCGAGGTGCTGTCCAGCGACGGCGCCGCGATCGAGATGCGCGACGGCGACGACGAGGATCTGGAGCGCGCGGCGGCCAATCTGGGCATCAACCTGTCGCGCAACGAATCCGCCTCGGTGGAGGACCTCGCATAG